From a single Nitrospirota bacterium genomic region:
- a CDS encoding deoxyribonuclease IV — translation MMMLGAHMSIAGGVDKAIERGASLSCSAIQIFTKNSNQWTGRPFAQDEIERFKSLRDKSSIKQVIAHDSYLINLASGSPELRERSVNALISEMDRCRILGIQHIIIHPGAHLDRGEDAGIKNIINSLDIICDKTEEWGVDIALETTAGQGTNIGYRFEHLNRIIDGVRNTDRIKACIDTCHIFAAGYDVRTQEGYNEVIDAFNKIIGLDRLVCIHLNDSKKGLGSRVDRHEHIGKGFIGSECFRLIMNDRRFNNIVRIIETPKGPDMREDRINLKYLRKLIVL, via the coding sequence TTGATGATGCTTGGCGCACACATGTCAATTGCAGGCGGAGTTGACAAGGCAATTGAGCGGGGGGCATCTCTATCCTGCTCTGCAATACAGATATTCACCAAAAATTCAAATCAGTGGACCGGAAGACCGTTTGCTCAAGATGAGATTGAAAGGTTTAAGTCTCTGCGGGACAAAAGCAGTATAAAACAGGTAATAGCTCACGATTCATACCTGATAAACCTTGCATCAGGCAGTCCTGAACTCAGGGAAAGGTCGGTAAATGCGTTAATAAGCGAAATGGACAGGTGCAGAATTCTCGGGATTCAACACATTATTATACACCCGGGGGCTCATCTGGACAGAGGGGAAGATGCCGGGATAAAGAATATAATCAACTCTCTCGATATAATATGTGACAAAACTGAAGAATGGGGAGTAGATATCGCATTAGAAACCACAGCAGGTCAGGGAACCAACATAGGTTACCGGTTCGAACACTTAAACCGTATTATTGATGGAGTTAGAAACACTGACAGGATAAAGGCATGCATTGACACATGCCACATATTTGCCGCAGGCTATGATGTCAGGACTCAGGAAGGTTACAACGAAGTAATAGATGCATTTAATAAGATTATCGGGCTTGACAGGCTTGTTTGCATCCATTTAAATGATTCAAAAAAGGGGCTGGGAAGCCGCGTTGACAGGCATGAACATATTGGAAAGGGATTCATAGGTTCAGAGTGCTTCCGCCTTATAATGAATGACAGGAGATTCAATAACATTGTCAGGATAATTGAGACACCAAAGGGACCTGACATGAGGGAAGACAGGATAAATCTTAAATATCTGCGTAAACTGATTGTGCTATAA
- the glgP gene encoding alpha-glucan family phosphorylase, which produces MSSAETPVTILNKLSRLAYNLWWSWNPHAQEIFEAIDKTLWKTVARNPVTFIRQLSREALAEAVSTEEVLKLYSKIYSEFQDYCNPKETWFSRTYPNHNKMLIAYFSAEFGLHESLPVYSGGLGVLAGDHCKAASDLGLPFVAVGLLYRQGYFRQQINKKGEQVALYEPYDFMDMPVRPVKNLAGNDIIIGVELPGRTLRAKVWKAEVGRINLFLLDSDIEENNPDDRRLTYNLYGGDHEVRISQEILLGIGGVKVLEAIGMRPNVWHMNEGHSVFLGLERVLRLTREEGLTYAEALEAVKSNTIFTTHTPVPAGNDAFSLMMIEKYFKKYIEKFDVKSHEFMRFGLRPTGGGSDLFSLTILAFHLSAQSNGVSKLHGQVSRTIWNDVWYGVPLGEIPIRHITNGVHTMTWIDPGVRNLFNKYVDDNWQQHLLEPDIWKKVFDIPDEELWQVRREMKSQMIKSLQHVLTQQAKRFSEGDKKGKTAEINLNPEALTIGFARRFATYKRATLIFRDLNRLKKILNDKNRPVQMLFAGKAHPADKPGQEFIKRVYEISQMKDFIGKIFMIEGYDMHLARHLVAGVDIWFNTPRRPYEASGTSGQKAGINGTINFSVLDGWWVEGYNGKNGWPIGGDNNYDNEELQDKIDSEDIYDKLEQEIVPLYFCRNEKGIPEQWLSVVKESIRTTTPEFSTARMVRDYIRTMYIPAFERGDRIRQGNFAKARELADWKAWMKKNWEYIKIVSIEKGENLKDDSGNILPDFEVVITTDLGPISPGDVTVEICRGIMDKNGQFHSMGMTPMRRLGEIWEGFYSYAATATPDDREGYGFFFHVVPTHPDLGNKYEFGPIRTTYVELKKL; this is translated from the coding sequence ATGTCGAGCGCTGAAACACCTGTAACGATACTTAATAAATTGAGCCGGCTTGCCTATAATCTCTGGTGGTCATGGAATCCTCATGCCCAGGAGATATTCGAGGCTATTGATAAGACACTCTGGAAGACGGTTGCAAGAAATCCTGTCACATTTATCAGGCAACTCAGCAGGGAGGCTCTTGCTGAAGCTGTCTCAACTGAGGAAGTACTTAAACTTTACAGCAAAATATACTCTGAATTTCAGGATTACTGCAATCCAAAAGAGACATGGTTTTCCAGGACGTATCCGAATCACAATAAGATGCTGATTGCATACTTCTCGGCAGAATTCGGCCTTCACGAATCTTTGCCTGTATATTCAGGGGGTCTTGGCGTCCTTGCCGGCGACCACTGCAAGGCCGCAAGCGACCTTGGACTCCCTTTTGTAGCAGTAGGTCTTCTGTACAGGCAGGGATACTTCAGACAGCAGATCAATAAGAAGGGTGAGCAGGTGGCACTCTATGAACCATATGATTTTATGGACATGCCTGTCAGACCTGTAAAGAATCTGGCAGGCAATGACATCATTATCGGTGTTGAACTGCCTGGCAGGACATTGAGGGCAAAGGTCTGGAAGGCCGAGGTCGGACGGATAAACCTCTTCCTACTGGACTCAGATATCGAAGAGAACAACCCTGATGACAGGAGGCTGACATACAACCTGTATGGAGGAGACCATGAGGTCAGGATATCACAGGAAATTCTGCTCGGTATCGGAGGGGTAAAGGTGCTTGAGGCAATAGGAATGCGCCCTAATGTATGGCACATGAATGAGGGGCATTCAGTATTTCTTGGGCTTGAACGGGTGCTGAGACTCACAAGGGAGGAAGGACTTACCTATGCCGAGGCGCTGGAAGCGGTAAAGAGCAACACAATTTTTACTACCCATACGCCGGTGCCTGCCGGAAATGATGCATTTTCACTGATGATGATTGAAAAATATTTCAAGAAATATATTGAGAAATTCGATGTCAAGTCTCATGAATTCATGCGTTTTGGTCTTAGGCCCACGGGCGGAGGCTCTGATCTCTTCAGCCTTACCATTCTTGCATTCCATCTTTCCGCCCAGAGCAACGGAGTCAGCAAGCTGCACGGGCAGGTTTCAAGAACTATCTGGAATGATGTGTGGTATGGTGTGCCTCTCGGAGAGATACCTATCCGTCATATAACAAACGGCGTACACACTATGACATGGATAGATCCGGGAGTAAGAAATCTGTTTAATAAATATGTGGATGATAACTGGCAGCAACATCTCCTTGAGCCTGATATCTGGAAGAAGGTGTTTGACATACCGGATGAAGAGCTCTGGCAGGTCCGCAGGGAGATGAAATCACAGATGATCAAGTCACTCCAGCACGTGCTGACGCAACAGGCAAAGAGATTCTCTGAAGGTGACAAAAAAGGGAAAACAGCAGAGATCAACCTGAATCCTGAGGCTCTGACCATAGGGTTTGCAAGACGGTTTGCCACCTACAAGCGTGCAACCCTGATTTTCCGGGACCTCAACAGGCTTAAGAAAATTTTAAATGACAAGAACAGGCCGGTGCAGATGCTGTTTGCCGGAAAAGCGCATCCTGCAGATAAACCGGGGCAGGAGTTTATAAAACGGGTCTATGAAATCTCGCAGATGAAGGATTTTATTGGCAAAATATTCATGATTGAAGGATATGATATGCATCTTGCACGGCATCTGGTTGCCGGCGTAGACATATGGTTTAATACCCCGAGGAGGCCTTACGAGGCAAGTGGCACCAGCGGCCAGAAGGCAGGTATAAACGGCACGATCAATTTCAGTGTGCTGGACGGATGGTGGGTCGAGGGCTACAACGGAAAGAACGGATGGCCCATAGGCGGTGACAATAATTATGATAACGAGGAATTGCAGGACAAGATAGACAGCGAAGATATTTACGACAAATTGGAACAGGAAATAGTGCCGCTGTATTTCTGCAGGAACGAGAAGGGGATACCGGAGCAGTGGCTCAGTGTAGTTAAGGAATCCATACGTACCACAACGCCTGAATTCAGCACCGCGAGGATGGTAAGGGATTACATCAGGACCATGTATATACCTGCGTTTGAGCGCGGCGACAGGATAAGGCAGGGTAATTTTGCCAAAGCAAGGGAGCTTGCTGACTGGAAGGCCTGGATGAAGAAAAACTGGGAATATATAAAGATTGTCTCCATTGAAAAGGGTGAAAACCTGAAAGATGATTCAGGAAATATCCTTCCCGATTTTGAGGTTGTCATAACTACTGATCTTGGACCGATATCTCCGGGAGATGTTACTGTAGAGATATGCAGGGGCATAATGGACAAGAATGGACAGTTTCATTCCATGGGGATGACTCCCATGAGAAGACTTGGAGAGATATGGGAAGGCTTCTACAGCTATGCTGCGACTGCCACGCCGGATGACAGGGAGGGATACGGTTTTTTCTTCCATGTTGTGCCAACACACCCTGATCTCGGCAATAAATATGAGTTTGGACCGATACGTACTACATACGTGGAGTTGAAGAAGTTGTAA